The Streptomyces sp. HSG2 genome has a segment encoding these proteins:
- a CDS encoding sodium-dependent transporter yields the protein MANQPREQWATRTGFLLAAIGSAIGLGNIWRFPAVAYDNGGGAFLFPYLVALLTAGIPLLIMEYAIGRRQRCSPPEAFRRLARPAEAIGWWQVAISFVIATYYAVIIAWSIRYVGFSVDQSWGDDPEGFLFGTFLEASETPGFVSGYVTGVLWPLIAVWVVVLGILLLGVRRGIEKANRLFIPLLVVFFVVLVIRALTLDGAAEGLEAFFEPDWSQLGDGGVWVAAYGQIFFSLSIGFGIMVTYASYLRRRADLTGSALVAGFSNSSFEVLAGLGVFAALGFMARSAGVPVDEVASAGLGLAFVVFPAIISEMWLGGAFGVVFFLSLVIAGLSSLISIVQVVVSAVEDRTGLRRVPAVLGVGGAIAVVSVLLFPTNEGIYLLDVADHFINQYGIALAALVSVVAVAWFMRKLPELQRDADATSAVSLGHWWRICLGVITPVTLGWMMVDSLRTEFDHNYEGYSTGFLLAAGWSVAIGALVVGVLLTLLPRHPSTPGGPAPGAPPSPKGAPRPGDAGHGEES from the coding sequence ATGGCGAACCAGCCCCGCGAGCAGTGGGCGACACGGACAGGGTTCCTGCTGGCGGCGATCGGTTCCGCCATCGGCCTCGGCAACATCTGGCGGTTTCCCGCCGTCGCCTACGACAACGGCGGCGGCGCCTTCCTCTTCCCCTACCTCGTCGCCCTGCTCACGGCCGGCATCCCGCTGTTGATCATGGAGTACGCGATCGGCCGACGTCAGCGCTGCTCGCCCCCGGAGGCGTTCCGCCGCCTGGCCCGGCCCGCCGAGGCGATCGGCTGGTGGCAGGTGGCCATCTCCTTCGTCATCGCCACCTACTACGCGGTGATCATCGCCTGGTCCATCCGCTACGTCGGCTTCTCGGTCGACCAGTCCTGGGGCGACGACCCCGAGGGGTTCCTGTTCGGCACCTTCCTGGAGGCGTCCGAGACGCCCGGGTTCGTCTCCGGCTACGTCACCGGCGTCCTCTGGCCGCTCATCGCCGTCTGGGTGGTGGTGCTCGGCATCCTGCTCCTCGGGGTCCGCCGGGGGATCGAGAAGGCCAACCGGCTCTTCATCCCCCTGCTGGTGGTCTTCTTCGTCGTCCTGGTGATCCGCGCGCTGACCCTGGACGGAGCAGCCGAGGGCCTGGAGGCGTTCTTCGAACCCGACTGGTCCCAACTCGGGGACGGCGGTGTCTGGGTCGCGGCCTACGGACAGATCTTCTTCTCGCTGTCGATCGGCTTCGGCATCATGGTCACCTACGCCTCCTATCTGCGCCGTCGCGCCGACCTGACGGGCTCCGCGCTGGTCGCCGGCTTCTCCAACAGCTCGTTCGAGGTCCTCGCCGGCCTCGGCGTCTTCGCGGCCCTGGGCTTCATGGCCCGGAGCGCCGGCGTCCCGGTGGACGAGGTGGCGAGTGCCGGGCTCGGCCTCGCCTTCGTCGTCTTCCCGGCGATCATCTCCGAGATGTGGCTGGGCGGCGCGTTCGGTGTGGTCTTCTTCCTGTCCCTGGTGATCGCCGGACTCTCGTCGCTGATCTCGATCGTGCAGGTGGTCGTGTCCGCCGTGGAGGACCGCACCGGCCTGCGCCGTGTGCCCGCCGTCCTCGGGGTCGGCGGCGCCATCGCGGTGGTCTCCGTCCTGCTCTTCCCCACGAACGAGGGCATCTACCTCCTCGACGTGGCCGACCACTTCATCAACCAGTACGGCATCGCGCTGGCCGCGCTCGTCTCGGTGGTCGCCGTGGCCTGGTTCATGCGCAAGCTGCCCGAACTGCAACGCGACGCCGACGCCACCTCCGCGGTCTCACTCGGCCACTGGTGGCGGATCTGCCTCGGCGTGATCACCCCGGTGACCCTCGGCTGGATGATGGTCGACAGCCTCCGCACCGAGTTCGACCACAACTACGAGGGCTACTCCACCGGCTTCCTGCTCGCCGCGGGCTGGAGCGTGGCGATCGGCGCGCTGGTGGTCGGCGTCCTGCTCACCCTCCTGCCCCGGCATCCGTCCACACCGGGCGGACCCGCGCCGGGCGCGCCACCTTCCCCCAAGGGCGCGCCCCGCCCGGGCGACGCGGGCCATGGAGAGGAGAGCTGA
- a CDS encoding peptidoglycan recognition protein has translation MPGLVAILALGLCATGVERVATGQARASGHPRASHTAPRPPIVSRSDWLGGAAREQPPPRYDDEVVAVFVHHTDTPNDYDCADAPAIIRGLYTGQTGARDWDDIGYHFVVDRCGTVYEGRAGGVDRPVTGAHTQGFNHRTTGVAALGTFTEGVEVPDEVTDAIAAVVAWKLGRSGTDPRSRVRLVSSNDLSRYDAGTVVSLPAVVGHRAGFRTTCPGAALDAALPRIRERAAALQDRGRGPAPARAWPAASVGGLAAGHGRVVRPAAGSTGCGSRCWSSAGSAVCWCR, from the coding sequence CTGCCGGGGCTGGTCGCGATCCTCGCGCTGGGGCTCTGCGCGACCGGCGTGGAGCGGGTCGCCACCGGGCAGGCGCGGGCCTCCGGGCATCCCCGCGCGTCGCACACCGCTCCCCGACCGCCGATCGTGTCCCGGTCGGACTGGCTGGGCGGCGCGGCGCGCGAGCAGCCGCCGCCGCGCTACGACGACGAGGTCGTCGCCGTCTTCGTCCACCACACCGACACCCCGAACGACTACGACTGCGCGGACGCGCCCGCCATCATCCGGGGGCTCTACACCGGGCAGACCGGGGCACGCGACTGGGACGACATCGGCTACCACTTCGTCGTCGACCGCTGCGGCACCGTCTACGAGGGGCGCGCCGGCGGCGTCGACCGTCCCGTCACCGGAGCGCACACCCAGGGCTTCAACCACCGCACCACCGGGGTGGCGGCCCTGGGTACCTTCACGGAGGGGGTCGAGGTACCCGATGAGGTGACGGACGCCATCGCGGCGGTCGTCGCCTGGAAACTCGGCCGGTCCGGCACGGACCCTCGTTCGAGGGTCCGGCTGGTGTCCAGCAACGACCTGAGCAGGTACGACGCCGGCACGGTCGTGTCGCTGCCGGCGGTCGTCGGGCACCGGGCCGGTTTCCGGACCACCTGTCCCGGTGCCGCGCTCGACGCCGCGCTGCCGCGGATCAGGGAGCGGGCCGCCGCTTTGCAGGACCGGGGCCGGGGACCGGCGCCCGCGCGGGCGTGGCCCGCCGCGAGCGTCGGAGGGCTCGCGGCGGGCCACGGTCGGGTGGTCAGACCTGCCGCAGGTAGTACAGGGTGCGGAAGCCGCTGCTGGAGCAGCGCAGGGTCTGCTGTGTGTTGGTGTAGGTGA
- a CDS encoding GntR family transcriptional regulator: MTAPVVHSLREQIREHILEGIISGRWQPGERIVERRIATELEVSQTPVREALRELESLRLIESVPNKGVRVRNLTAADLEESYPVRAGLEAIAAELAADSLADDRSALEPHVAALYEADRAADGTAQVRHTVAFHRELVRAAGNSVLLHTWEGLGIEVFTALSIRWLGTVQQSYAEEHEELTAAFARRDPRIAELVKAHVLGCAPRP; the protein is encoded by the coding sequence ATGACCGCGCCCGTCGTCCACTCGCTGCGCGAGCAGATCCGCGAGCACATCCTGGAGGGGATCATCAGCGGACGCTGGCAGCCGGGCGAGCGGATCGTGGAGAGGCGGATCGCCACGGAACTGGAGGTCAGTCAGACCCCGGTCCGCGAGGCGCTGCGCGAGCTGGAGTCGCTCCGGCTGATCGAGTCCGTGCCGAACAAGGGCGTCCGGGTACGGAACCTGACCGCGGCGGACTTGGAGGAGAGCTACCCGGTCCGGGCCGGACTGGAGGCCATCGCCGCGGAGTTGGCGGCCGACAGCCTGGCCGACGACCGTTCGGCCCTGGAACCACACGTGGCGGCCCTGTACGAGGCGGATCGGGCCGCCGACGGGACGGCCCAGGTCCGACACACGGTGGCCTTCCACCGGGAACTCGTCCGGGCGGCCGGCAACTCCGTCCTGCTGCACACCTGGGAGGGGCTGGGGATCGAGGTGTTCACCGCGCTGTCGATCCGCTGGTTGGGAACCGTGCAACAGTCCTACGCCGAGGAACACGAGGAACTCACGGCCGCCTTCGCACGACGGGACCCCAGGATCGCCGAGTTGGTGAAGGCCCACGTCCTGGGGTGCGCCCCACGCCCCTGA
- the aceE gene encoding pyruvate dehydrogenase (acetyl-transferring), homodimeric type — protein MTDPHAIQPSALDQIPDRDPEETAEWRASLDAVARAGGPERAAFLMRRTLEHAEGAGVGLPKLLETDYVNTIPTAAEPPLDGDEEMERRITAWNRWNAAAMVSRAAAHGVGGHIATFASAAWLYETGFNHFFRGKEGDGSGDQLFIQGHASPGVYARAFLDGRLDEGHLDNFRRESGGRGLPSYPHPRRLPWLWEFPTVSMGLGPLSAIYQARFNRYLAHRGIKDTSGSRVWAFLGDGEMDEPESTAALALAAREELDNLTFVVNCNLQRLDGPVRANFKIVQELEAQFRGAGWNVVKTLWGTAWDELFRLDTTGALVRRLRRVPDAQIQTYQTRDAAYIRRDFFGADPALVEMAGLLSDDKILECFHTSRGGHEVRKVYAAYRAALAHRGAPTVILAQTVKGHTLGQGFASKNANHQMKKLTADEFKVMRDLLDLPIRDADFVDGQAPYGHPGADSPEVRYLRERRAALGGPAPARRVHPVAPLPSPAEKAFTAFDRGSGSQNVATTMAFVRLVKDLVRDRETGGRWVPIVPDEARTFGMESLFPSLGIYSPKGQTYEPVDRDQLMYYKEAADGQILNEGITEAGSMADFIAAATSYATHGETMIPFYIFYSMFGWQRTADQMWQLGDQLGRGFLVGATAGRTTLTGEGLQHADGHSPVIAATNPAALSYDPAFAYEVAVIVREGLRRMFGEPRPGEDQDVFYYLTVYNEPLPQPAKPSGADVDEGIVKGLYRFATAESAGLTPPADAPRVQLVGAGTAVHWVSRAQSLLAEEWGVAADVWSATSFTELRRDAMEADAALLRGEDRVPYVRRALRGVEGPVLAVSDYMRQVPDQIAQWVEQDWMSLGADGFGLSDTRRGARRHFGVDAESVVVAALAQLARRGEVKATTVTEARERYGL, from the coding sequence ATGACCGACCCCCACGCCATCCAGCCGAGCGCGCTCGACCAGATCCCGGACAGGGACCCGGAGGAGACCGCCGAGTGGCGGGCTTCCCTCGACGCCGTCGCCCGGGCGGGCGGCCCCGAGCGGGCCGCCTTCCTCATGCGCCGCACGCTGGAGCACGCCGAGGGCGCGGGCGTGGGCCTGCCGAAGCTTCTGGAGACGGACTACGTCAACACCATCCCCACCGCCGCCGAGCCACCGCTCGACGGCGACGAGGAGATGGAGCGGCGGATCACCGCCTGGAACCGCTGGAACGCCGCGGCCATGGTGTCGCGGGCCGCCGCCCACGGCGTCGGCGGCCACATCGCCACCTTCGCCTCCGCCGCCTGGCTGTACGAGACCGGGTTCAACCACTTCTTCCGCGGCAAGGAGGGCGACGGCTCGGGCGACCAGCTCTTCATCCAGGGCCACGCCTCCCCCGGCGTCTACGCCCGCGCGTTCCTCGACGGGCGGCTGGACGAGGGCCACCTCGACAACTTCCGTCGCGAGTCCGGCGGCCGAGGGCTGCCGTCCTACCCTCACCCTCGGCGCCTGCCCTGGCTCTGGGAGTTCCCGACCGTGTCGATGGGTCTGGGGCCGCTCTCCGCGATCTACCAGGCACGCTTCAACCGTTACCTCGCCCACCGGGGCATCAAGGACACCTCCGGCTCCCGTGTGTGGGCCTTCCTGGGCGACGGCGAGATGGACGAGCCCGAGTCCACAGCGGCCCTCGCCCTCGCGGCACGCGAGGAACTGGACAACCTCACCTTCGTGGTCAACTGCAACCTGCAGCGCCTCGACGGACCAGTGCGCGCCAACTTCAAGATCGTCCAAGAGCTGGAGGCCCAGTTCCGCGGGGCGGGTTGGAACGTCGTCAAGACGCTCTGGGGAACCGCCTGGGACGAGCTGTTCCGGCTCGACACCACGGGCGCCCTCGTCCGCCGCCTGCGCCGGGTGCCGGACGCCCAGATCCAGACGTACCAGACGCGCGACGCCGCCTACATCCGCCGGGACTTCTTCGGCGCCGACCCGGCCCTCGTCGAGATGGCCGGGTTGCTGAGCGACGACAAGATCCTGGAGTGCTTCCACACCTCACGGGGCGGCCACGAGGTCCGCAAGGTGTACGCCGCCTACCGGGCCGCGCTGGCGCACCGGGGCGCGCCGACGGTGATCCTGGCCCAGACCGTCAAGGGCCACACCCTGGGGCAGGGATTCGCCTCGAAGAACGCCAACCACCAGATGAAGAAGCTGACGGCCGACGAGTTCAAGGTCATGCGCGACCTGCTCGACCTGCCGATCCGCGACGCCGACTTCGTCGACGGCCAGGCGCCCTACGGCCACCCCGGTGCCGACTCCCCCGAGGTCCGCTACCTGCGGGAGCGACGCGCCGCGCTGGGCGGTCCCGCCCCGGCTCGGCGGGTCCACCCCGTCGCGCCGCTGCCGTCCCCGGCGGAGAAGGCCTTCACGGCGTTCGATCGCGGCTCCGGCTCCCAGAACGTGGCGACCACGATGGCCTTCGTGCGCTTGGTCAAGGACCTGGTACGGGACCGGGAGACGGGCGGGCGCTGGGTCCCGATCGTCCCCGACGAGGCCCGGACCTTCGGCATGGAGTCGCTCTTCCCCTCCCTGGGGATCTACTCCCCCAAGGGTCAGACCTACGAGCCGGTCGACCGCGACCAGCTGATGTACTACAAGGAGGCCGCCGACGGCCAGATCCTCAACGAGGGGATCACCGAGGCCGGTTCGATGGCGGACTTCATCGCCGCCGCCACGTCCTACGCGACGCACGGCGAGACGATGATCCCCTTCTACATCTTCTACTCGATGTTCGGCTGGCAGCGGACGGCCGACCAGATGTGGCAGCTCGGCGACCAGCTCGGTCGCGGCTTCCTCGTCGGAGCCACCGCCGGACGCACCACCCTGACCGGAGAGGGCCTGCAACACGCCGACGGACACAGCCCGGTGATCGCCGCCACCAACCCGGCGGCGCTGAGCTACGACCCGGCGTTCGCCTACGAGGTCGCCGTGATCGTCCGCGAGGGGCTGCGCCGGATGTTCGGCGAGCCGAGGCCCGGCGAGGACCAGGACGTCTTCTACTACCTCACCGTCTACAACGAGCCGTTGCCCCAGCCGGCCAAGCCCTCCGGAGCGGACGTCGACGAGGGCATCGTCAAGGGCCTCTACCGCTTCGCCACGGCGGAGTCCGCCGGGCTGACCCCGCCCGCCGACGCCCCGCGCGTGCAGCTCGTCGGCGCCGGCACGGCGGTCCACTGGGTGTCGCGCGCCCAGAGCCTGCTGGCCGAGGAATGGGGCGTGGCGGCCGACGTGTGGTCCGCGACCTCCTTCACCGAGTTGCGCCGGGACGCCATGGAGGCGGACGCGGCCCTGCTGCGGGGCGAGGACCGGGTGCCGTACGTGCGGCGGGCGCTGCGGGGGGTCGAGGGACCGGTGCTCGCGGTCTCCGACTACATGCGCCAGGTGCCGGACCAGATCGCGCAGTGGGTGGAGCAGGACTGGATGTCGCTGGGGGCGGACGGCTTCGGCCTCTCCGACACCCGGCGGGGCGCCAGGCGCCACTTCGGCGTCGACGCCGAGTCGGTCGTCGTCGCCGCGCTGGCCCAACTCGCCCGGCGCGGCGAGGTCAAGGCGACGACGGTGACGGAGGCGCGCGAGCGGTACGGGCTCTAG
- a CDS encoding DUF4240 domain-containing protein — protein MDETEFWELVDATREAADGDPEEQADLLVDRLLRLDPDLVLDFARHFEARYNRARTWDLWAAARVLLGASEDDAFDSFRCWLIGQGRRVYEGAVHEPDSLGDLLDDFDDELDGDGEDLGYAADEAYEQLTGVVAADLGIAPAPAGPLGAPIDLDDPGALAARLPRLWERFGG, from the coding sequence ATGGACGAGACGGAGTTCTGGGAGCTGGTGGACGCCACTCGCGAGGCCGCCGACGGCGACCCCGAGGAACAGGCCGACCTGCTCGTTGACAGGCTGCTGAGGCTGGACCCGGACCTGGTCCTGGATTTCGCCCGTCACTTCGAGGCCCGCTACAACCGGGCCCGGACCTGGGACCTGTGGGCCGCCGCGCGCGTCCTGCTGGGAGCCTCCGAGGACGACGCCTTCGACTCCTTCCGATGCTGGCTGATCGGCCAGGGCAGGCGGGTGTACGAGGGGGCGGTGCACGAGCCCGACTCGCTGGGCGACCTCCTCGACGACTTCGACGACGAACTGGACGGCGACGGCGAGGACCTGGGATACGCGGCCGACGAGGCCTACGAGCAGCTCACCGGGGTCGTCGCCGCCGACCTGGGGATCGCCCCGGCGCCGGCGGGTCCCCTCGGCGCACCGATCGACCTGGACGACCCGGGAGCGTTGGCGGCGCGGCTTCCCCGACTGTGGGAGCGGTTCGGCGGTTGA
- a CDS encoding WYL domain-containing protein, protein MRAARLIRMVLLLQSRASMTAADLARELEVSERTVNRDALALSEAGIPVYADRGRSGGYRLVGGYRTRLTGLDREEAEALFLSGVPRALREMGWRDAASSACLKVSAALPPSLADAAGAAAQRFHLDAPGWFRTPDTPPLLSTVAEAVRHDRRVGVRYPSGEREVERELEPYGLVLKAGVWYLCARVSSDAGPVVSRDGPPEAGRGPGAARAHGARAGGRRAPDAPEFRVYRVERFVSVVPRAERFDRREDFDLPDFWAERAEEFARSLLRAEARVRLSPEGARRLWRAVGPLAAEAALSEASAPDASGRVVVTVPVESEEVAHDQLTGLGPEVEVLAPSTLRARFAEDALRSADLYRHRVDSAPRHPGAEGPARLGRFGRAAPDEPGEFHVRGHLPGPMLDP, encoded by the coding sequence ATGCGTGCCGCGCGACTGATCCGGATGGTCCTGCTTCTCCAGTCACGGGCCTCGATGACCGCCGCCGACCTGGCGCGGGAGCTGGAAGTGTCCGAGCGCACGGTGAATCGGGACGCGCTGGCGCTGTCCGAGGCGGGGATTCCGGTGTACGCCGACCGCGGCAGGAGCGGCGGCTACCGCCTGGTCGGCGGCTACCGAACCCGACTGACGGGGCTGGACCGCGAGGAGGCGGAGGCCCTCTTCCTCTCCGGAGTGCCGCGGGCTCTGCGGGAGATGGGGTGGCGGGACGCGGCCTCGTCGGCGTGTCTGAAGGTGTCCGCCGCCCTTCCGCCCTCCCTCGCCGACGCCGCAGGCGCCGCCGCGCAGCGCTTTCACCTGGACGCGCCCGGCTGGTTCCGGACGCCCGACACGCCGCCACTGCTGTCGACCGTGGCGGAGGCGGTCCGGCACGACCGACGGGTCGGCGTCCGCTACCCGAGCGGAGAGCGCGAGGTCGAACGGGAACTGGAGCCGTACGGGCTGGTGCTGAAGGCGGGGGTCTGGTATCTGTGCGCGCGGGTGTCATCGGACGCCGGACCGGTGGTGTCGAGGGACGGGCCCCCGGAGGCGGGACGCGGGCCCGGAGCGGCGCGCGCGCACGGGGCGCGTGCCGGCGGGCGACGCGCGCCCGACGCCCCGGAGTTCCGGGTCTACCGGGTCGAGCGGTTCGTGTCGGTCGTGCCCCGCGCGGAGCGGTTCGACCGGCGGGAGGACTTCGACCTGCCGGACTTCTGGGCGGAGCGGGCCGAGGAGTTCGCCCGGTCGCTGCTGCGCGCGGAGGCGCGGGTGAGGCTGTCGCCGGAAGGCGCCCGGAGACTGTGGCGCGCGGTGGGGCCGCTCGCCGCCGAGGCGGCGCTGTCGGAGGCCAGCGCCCCGGACGCGTCGGGCCGAGTGGTCGTGACGGTGCCGGTGGAATCGGAGGAGGTCGCCCACGACCAGTTGACCGGCCTGGGGCCCGAGGTGGAGGTGCTGGCGCCGTCGACCCTGCGCGCCCGGTTCGCCGAGGACGCGCTCCGGTCGGCCGACCTCTACCGCCACCGGGTGGATTCGGCGCCCCGGCACCCCGGTGCCGAGGGTCCCGCGCGGCTCGGCCGGTTCGGAAGGGCGGCGCCGGACGAGCCCGGCGAATTCCACGTGCGGGGCCACCTTCCAGGCCCGATGCTGGACCCGTGA
- the sucB gene encoding 2-oxoglutarate dehydrogenase, E2 component, dihydrolipoamide succinyltransferase, protein MAVSVTLPALGESVTEGTVTRWLKAEGERVEADEPLLEVSTDKVDTEIPAPVSGTLSSIKVAEDETVEVGAELALIDDGSGAPAEAPAAESAPAPAAEESAPAPAAEAPAAPPAAQAPAETGDESGTDVVLPALGESVTEGTVTRWLKSVGDSVEADEPLLEVSTDKVDTEIPAPVSGTLVRIVVGEDETAEVGAKLAVIGATGTAPAAPTPAPAEQPAPAEPARPEPQAPTTQAPAAPEPPRSAPEPPAAPTPQPATPAPRPTAPATPATPATPAAPAAAKATDEGAYVTPLVRKLASENGVDLGSVKGSGVGGRIRKQDVLAAADAARAASAPAASEAPAAPARPATASAGRTPSLEVSPLRGQTVKMTRIRKVIGDNMVKALREQAQLSSVVEVDVTRLMRLRGRAKDSFASREGVKLSPMPFFVKAAAQALKAYPAVNARINEAEGTITYFDTENIGIAVDSEKGLMTPVIKNAGDLNLAGIAKATADLAGKVRANRITPDELSGATFTISNTGSRGALFDTIIVPPGQVAILGIGATVKRPSVVETEEGPVIGVRDMTYLTLSYDHRLVDGADAARYLTAVKAILEAGEFEVELGL, encoded by the coding sequence ATGGCGGTTTCCGTAACCCTGCCGGCGCTCGGCGAGAGCGTCACCGAGGGCACTGTCACCCGCTGGCTGAAGGCCGAAGGCGAGCGCGTCGAGGCCGACGAGCCGCTGCTGGAGGTGTCCACCGACAAGGTCGACACCGAGATCCCGGCCCCCGTCTCCGGCACGCTCTCCTCCATCAAGGTCGCCGAGGACGAGACCGTCGAGGTCGGCGCCGAGCTGGCGCTGATCGACGACGGCTCCGGCGCCCCCGCCGAGGCCCCGGCGGCCGAGAGCGCTCCCGCCCCGGCGGCGGAGGAGTCCGCTCCCGCCCCCGCCGCCGAGGCGCCGGCCGCGCCCCCCGCCGCGCAGGCCCCCGCCGAGACGGGCGACGAGTCGGGCACGGACGTGGTCCTGCCCGCGCTCGGCGAGTCCGTCACCGAGGGCACCGTGACGCGCTGGCTGAAGTCCGTCGGCGACAGCGTCGAGGCCGACGAGCCGCTGCTGGAGGTGTCCACCGACAAGGTCGACACCGAGATCCCGGCCCCCGTCTCCGGCACGCTGGTGCGGATCGTGGTCGGCGAGGACGAGACCGCCGAGGTCGGCGCCAAGCTCGCCGTCATCGGAGCGACGGGCACCGCACCGGCCGCGCCCACGCCCGCCCCCGCGGAGCAGCCCGCACCGGCGGAGCCCGCGCGCCCGGAGCCGCAGGCCCCGACCACCCAGGCCCCCGCCGCACCGGAGCCGCCTCGCTCCGCGCCCGAGCCGCCCGCCGCGCCCACGCCCCAGCCGGCCACGCCCGCCCCCCGACCCACCGCTCCGGCCACTCCGGCCACTCCGGCCACTCCGGCCGCTCCGGCCGCCGCCAAGGCGACCGACGAGGGCGCCTACGTCACCCCGCTGGTGCGCAAGCTGGCCTCGGAGAACGGCGTCGACCTCGGGTCGGTCAAGGGCAGCGGGGTCGGTGGCCGGATCCGCAAGCAGGACGTCCTCGCGGCGGCCGACGCCGCGCGGGCCGCCTCGGCCCCCGCGGCCTCCGAGGCGCCGGCCGCGCCCGCGCGCCCGGCCACCGCGTCGGCCGGGCGGACCCCGTCCCTGGAGGTCTCGCCGCTGCGTGGGCAGACCGTGAAGATGACCCGGATCCGCAAGGTCATCGGCGACAACATGGTCAAGGCGCTGCGCGAGCAGGCCCAGCTGTCGTCGGTCGTCGAGGTCGACGTCACCCGCCTGATGCGACTGCGCGGTCGGGCGAAGGACTCCTTCGCCTCCCGAGAGGGCGTCAAGCTCTCCCCGATGCCGTTCTTCGTGAAGGCCGCGGCCCAGGCGCTGAAGGCCTACCCGGCCGTGAACGCCAGGATCAACGAGGCCGAGGGCACCATCACCTACTTCGACACCGAGAACATCGGTATCGCGGTGGACTCCGAGAAGGGCCTGATGACCCCGGTCATCAAGAACGCCGGCGACCTGAACCTGGCGGGCATCGCCAAGGCGACGGCCGACCTCGCGGGCAAGGTCCGGGCGAACAGGATCACCCCGGACGAGCTGTCCGGCGCGACGTTCACGATCAGCAACACCGGGTCGCGGGGCGCGCTCTTCGACACGATCATCGTGCCGCCGGGCCAGGTCGCCATCCTCGGCATCGGCGCGACCGTCAAGCGGCCGTCCGTCGTCGAGACGGAAGAAGGACCGGTCATCGGCGTGCGCGACATGACGTACCTGACGCTGTCCTACGACCACCGCCTGGTGGACGGCGCCGACGCGGCCCGCTACCTGACCGCCGTCAAGGCGATCCTGGAAGCCGGCGAGTTCGAGGTCGAACTGGGTCTCTGA
- a CDS encoding methionine/alanine import family NSS transporter small subunit: MSAAAVIMMIVAILIVWGGLALAIVRLRRYPDPGPGPEDEEPGPPPPPE; this comes from the coding sequence ATGTCCGCCGCCGCCGTTATCATGATGATCGTCGCGATCCTCATCGTCTGGGGTGGACTGGCCCTCGCCATCGTCCGACTCCGCCGTTACCCCGACCCTGGACCCGGCCCGGAGGACGAGGAGCCGGGCCCGCCGCCCCCGCCGGAGTAG